The stretch of DNA acctctcttcttcttcttcttcttcttcttcttcttcttcagatttctcagaaaaagaagaacccAAGTGTTTTGCCGTCAGAGAACGGCTTCTGGTAATAATGTCTTCTGGCATTGAAGAGCAGCAGCAGATTTCGGTTGAGAAGCTGCAGATTTATCCGACAGCTAACTCTGGTGTTACTCCTTTTTGGCGAGGTTTGTCCAAAGTTCACATCTTTagcttatttatttttgcaaGCTTGCTCCTTTAATCGTACTGTTTTATATCTCTCAGAGAAGTATGAAAGGGATGCTAAAAAGTATTGGGATATATTTTACAAGCATCATGGAGACAGAGTAagccttttctctctctcaactgTTTAGGGTGTTTGGTAGGTTTGGGGACTCGAGTTAGTTAGTGATACTGAGCTATCTTCATTAGACTTTTAGTAACTCAGGTGTGTTTGTATGGCGGTTCTTTAGTAGGAGAGTTATGGTCTGAGAGTCCTTGAGCCGATCTTGTGTACAGAGTTTATGGTAAAGGGATCTGTTTTCAACTGCCTCAGCCCTTGATTTCTGTTTTCACCAGATCTAATTTATCTCTATTCATATTACAATGTTGCCATTCGTGCTTTGTGCAAATGATATTACTGTACttaatttatatgaattatgattttacTTGTTCTTCATCAGTTTTTCAAAGACCGCCACTACCTGGACAAGGAATGGAACAGCTATTTTTCTGTAAGTACTTTAAAACTAATTCATATGGTATCTGCTGCATTACTTATTGTAATATTCAACCTGAGTttctcttattctcttttttCAGGTCAGTGGGAAAAGAGTCATTCTTGAGGTAATCACAAATGCTCTAGCTGTTACTTATCTAAATCGAACTATTTTGTTGTTTGCTAGATGAGTAGCTTCTGCTGAGCTATTGGTCTTTCATTTGCAGGTTGGCTGTGGAGCTGGAAATACCATATTTCCTTTAATTGCCACATATCCAGACATTTTCGTCTATGCATGTGATTTTTCACCACGAGCTGTCGAGTTGGTCAAGGTCAGTTCATTAATCTTCTCTAGTGTTTGCTTTTCTCTGGTTGATTTATTCAGCTCCATGACGCAAGTTTACTGCATTATGCATGAGTACCTGCTGATGTAGTGTCAATTCGTTAACTGGCAATTTATAGTAATCGCCTTTGTGACTACTTAAGCACATTTAACTGGTTTGTGTACCTTAGTTAATGCCTGTAAATAGTTACTTGTTGCGTCCACCACATGGAATAGTGTACGATTTGTCATGTGCTTCGTAGTTTTTAGATTACTGTATTCTGTTGAACTTGTTCAGGGTGTATTTGACTTGTTATGACATTCAGGCTCATGATGAATACACAGAGACGCGCGTGTGTGCATTTGCTTGTGACTTGACGGGGGATGGTCTTGACAATCATATTTCTCCATCTTCAGTTGATATTGTGACCATGGTATTTTTCCTAACAAATGTATACTATTGTGTTGTCTTCGGCCTAGTTATTTTTAGCAAAAGATTAACGTTTTCCTTTTAATTGCTCCcctggtttttgtttttatcaatatATCATGTTTGAGCCTTTTCCTTTATCATCCTAAAATATTTCTCATGTCAAATACTTGTTGAACAGATATTTGTATTATCCGCTGTATCACCAGAGAAGATGCCCTTAGTATTGCAGAATATTAGGAAAGTACTTAAGGTATCAACCACATTTTTTACTAATGAACTCTTTGGGCATCCATCTTTCTCTGCAAGACTAAATTTCTCATGTTGAGTTACTTTCTTATTCTTCTGTTTTTAGCCGAATGGGTCTATTCTCTTCCGTGACTATGCTGTTGGTGATCTTGCTCAGGTTTGATCCACCTTTTATTACTTCCAAAGTTGAATTATCGCTTCTCTGTTTTGCTATGTTAGTGGAATTAGAATCCCACTAAAAATACTTTATGAATACATCAAATGTCATATACTTGAAACGAGTCACTTAAACTTCAAGTTTGGTTAAAAAGGAAACACCTCCTCTACTAGAATTTCAGCCAAATGGGTGTATTCTGTAAATGTTTTATCTCTGATCTGCATGCTTTAGAATACGAAGACATGGTTACTCATTATGTGGTTCAGTATTTGATCAACAGGAGAGGTTTTCTGGGAAGGATCAGAAGATCAGCGAGAACTTTTATGTCAGAGGTGATGGCACTGTAAGTTCTTTCTTTCCTCCACTTTTCTATCTCTTTGCATTGCAGTACACATGTTGGCAGTAGTGTGatgatttt from Camelina sativa cultivar DH55 chromosome 9, Cs, whole genome shotgun sequence encodes:
- the LOC104714085 gene encoding uncharacterized methyltransferase C3H7.11-like isoform X2, coding for MSSGIEEQQQISVEKLQIYPTANSGVTPFWREKYERDAKKYWDIFYKHHGDRFFKDRHYLDKEWNSYFSVSGKRVILEVGCGAGNTIFPLIATYPDIFVYACDFSPRAVELVKAHDEYTETRVCAFACDLTGDGLDNHISPSSVDIVTMIFVLSAVSPEKMPLVLQNIRKVLKPNGSILFRDYAVGDLAQERFSGKDQKISENFYVRGDGTRAFYFSNEFLETLFSEQGFEVEELDVCCKQVENRSRELVMNRRWVQATFRLSNDKKNPTKLDQSEQQQSNNNQLKSEEQERKEIVDNTDIDISDGLAMEMFGASPSSHEEPKHCFWKTGVGIGLWLHRNMLDGSCQIS